The following is a genomic window from Crossiella equi.
GAAAATCGTCGGCCAGTTGGGGCCAGATTTTGCCAGCCTAGTCCGACAGCCGGGTACGCGGTGGGCTGTTCGGGGGAATCCCCGGCTGTCTACAGTGGACTGTCAGCGCCGGGTCCTGGCGAGGTCGTTGTACAGCGTGGCGCGCGAGATGCCCAGGTGTTCGGCCACCCGCGCGGCGGCCCGCTGCACCGCGAACACCCCGCGCCGGTCCAGCGCGGCGATGATGCGGCGCCGGTCGGCGACGTCGGTGCGGTCGCAGCCGCCCTCGGCCGCGATCACCGCGTCCACCACCTGGTCCACGTCGTCGGCGAACACCGTCACCGGCGCGGGTTCACTGCCCCCGGCGAGCCCGGCCAGGGTGTCCGCGGCCTGGCGCAGCGCGGTCACGTCCACGTTGACGCACAGCGCGCCGACCACCTCGCCGCGCAGCCGCAGCAGCATGGTGGAGGAGCGGACGAGCCTGCCGTCCGGCGTGCGGGTGAGGTAGTTGAGGCGGTCCTGGGCGGCCTGG
Proteins encoded in this region:
- a CDS encoding helix-turn-helix transcriptional regulator: MHPTDADDLLDAVRPLVDGLVTTFGPTAEVVLHDYRSPEASVVAISGSVTGRHVGGAMSEIGLGLLAEGQAAQDRLNYLTRTPDGRLVRSSTMLLRLRGEVVGALCVNVDVTALRQAADTLAGLAGGSEPAPVTVFADDVDQVVDAVIAAEGGCDRTDVADRRRIIAALDRRGVFAVQRAAARVAEHLGISRATLYNDLARTRR